One genomic segment of Picosynechococcus sp. PCC 7002 includes these proteins:
- a CDS encoding DUF6717 family protein codes for MTQIRILEVFRYNGGLVFDDPEKGLDKEAFVAGIDDMLETLMTIKGITERFKLTFSPQPFPGYELSLQWQRPEFEGNWYYCPELETEGWLCPALYHYFETAPQALYVRVDPLA; via the coding sequence ATGACCCAGATTCGTATTTTAGAAGTCTTCCGTTATAACGGTGGCTTGGTTTTCGATGATCCAGAAAAGGGCCTCGATAAGGAAGCTTTTGTCGCCGGAATTGACGATATGCTCGAAACCCTGATGACGATCAAAGGGATTACAGAACGGTTTAAACTCACTTTTTCACCCCAACCCTTTCCAGGTTATGAGTTGTCCTTACAGTGGCAACGGCCAGAATTCGAGGGCAACTGGTATTACTGTCCTGAACTAGAGACAGAAGGGTGGCTTTGTCCGGCTCTCTACCATTATTTCGAAACGGCACCCCAGGCCCTCTATGTCCGGGTTGATCCCCTCGCCTAA
- a CDS encoding CHAT domain-containing protein yields MWATDDDYKQQIITENIEVYDNIIQACVALGKYDEAITYAERGRSRRLVDLIASNDLYADAEIPPEIQDYLARYEAIEKQLHDLRQEDDSQGSMERRFSRFQETNLSSEAREEKLEQIQALAAEKQTLWREIRRADPVIAQQIQVEAISFAEIAALLPGPESAILSICNTGAETHIFVIRYLAATPKKSGLFSRFQQPKQAKPIVTLHSCLELTYGKLEELLTEQWLIPYQENNPQWRANLGHNLQNIAQALNLEQLVQDHLQGIKELIIIPSTWGLHHIPFAALPLGDAQTTATSSSPDAARIKLKEKTKIKTIQSIIHETYMGDQFQIRVLPSCQILKYCHDRPKPEKITYGIVENASDDLKFTHIEAQRLRELETVLPENYLRGRAEVTVKNYQALLKRVENIHSAHHAESNLSNPRESALKLGDGNFSLGSLMLKRYPNLNHVFLSCCETNLGKPELTDDLLTLGTGFLCAGARTVISSLWAVDDLATAIFTSYYSEALKETQKPAIALQQAQQRLRNATIADLCRDFPELAHQINIGNPNQRPYIDPFYWAGFICQGS; encoded by the coding sequence ATGTGGGCAACCGATGATGACTATAAACAACAAATTATTACTGAAAATATTGAAGTCTATGACAACATTATCCAAGCCTGCGTTGCCCTGGGGAAATATGATGAGGCAATTACCTACGCTGAGCGGGGCCGTAGTCGTCGCCTGGTGGATCTAATTGCCAGTAATGATCTCTATGCCGATGCAGAAATCCCTCCAGAAATTCAGGACTACCTCGCCCGTTACGAAGCCATAGAAAAACAACTCCATGACCTGCGTCAAGAAGATGATTCCCAGGGGAGCATGGAAAGACGATTCAGTCGCTTCCAGGAAACTAACCTCAGCTCAGAGGCAAGGGAAGAAAAACTAGAACAAATCCAAGCCCTAGCAGCAGAGAAACAAACCCTCTGGCGGGAAATTCGCCGCGCTGACCCTGTGATCGCCCAACAAATCCAGGTGGAGGCGATTTCCTTTGCGGAGATTGCTGCCTTGTTGCCAGGCCCAGAGAGTGCCATCCTCAGCATCTGCAATACCGGCGCCGAAACCCATATTTTTGTCATCCGCTATCTCGCAGCAACCCCAAAAAAATCAGGTCTATTTTCCCGGTTCCAGCAACCGAAGCAAGCCAAGCCGATAGTAACTCTCCACAGTTGTCTAGAGCTGACCTACGGCAAGCTGGAGGAACTCCTGACCGAACAGTGGTTAATCCCCTACCAGGAAAATAATCCCCAATGGCGGGCTAATCTGGGACACAACCTACAAAACATTGCCCAAGCCCTAAACCTAGAGCAACTGGTTCAAGACCACCTACAAGGCATTAAGGAGCTAATCATCATTCCTTCAACCTGGGGCCTCCATCATATTCCCTTTGCCGCCCTGCCCCTCGGTGATGCCCAAACGACGGCGACCAGCAGCTCCCCAGATGCTGCCCGCATTAAGCTCAAGGAAAAAACCAAGATAAAAACAATCCAGAGCATCATCCACGAGACCTACATGGGGGATCAGTTCCAAATCCGGGTGCTACCCAGTTGCCAGATCCTCAAATATTGCCATGACCGTCCTAAGCCCGAGAAAATCACCTATGGCATCGTCGAAAATGCCAGTGATGACCTGAAATTTACCCACATTGAAGCCCAACGGCTCAGAGAATTAGAAACAGTCCTGCCTGAAAATTACCTTAGGGGCAGAGCAGAAGTTACCGTTAAAAACTATCAGGCTTTGCTAAAACGAGTCGAGAATATCCATTCTGCCCACCATGCCGAGTCAAACCTCAGTAATCCCCGCGAATCGGCCCTGAAATTAGGCGATGGCAACTTTAGCCTGGGCAGTCTAATGCTAAAACGCTACCCAAATCTCAACCATGTGTTCCTCTCCTGCTGCGAAACCAACCTGGGTAAACCAGAGCTAACCGATGATTTGCTGACCTTGGGGACGGGTTTTCTCTGTGCGGGTGCAAGAACGGTGATTTCCTCTCTCTGGGCGGTAGATGACCTCGCAACAGCAATTTTCACTAGCTACTACTCCGAAGCCCTCAAAGAAACCCAAAAACCGGCGATCGCCCTACAACAAGCTCAACAGCGTCTTAGAAATGCGACTATTGCCGACCTGTGTCGTGACTTTCCGGAGCTGGCCCACCAGATCAACATAGGGAACCCCAACCAACGACCCTATATCGATCCCTTTTATTGGGCCGGTTTCATCTGCCAAGGCAGCTAA
- a CDS encoding histidine kinase has translation MAITISLPDELAEQSIALALRLDLSLEALAVMALEEILDKHRRQSPADLELAQKMKIAQRGIEKYQQALIELSQ, from the coding sequence ATGGCGATTACTATTTCACTACCCGATGAGCTTGCGGAACAATCCATCGCTCTTGCGCTCCGCCTCGACCTTTCCCTTGAGGCTTTGGCGGTGATGGCTCTTGAAGAAATCCTGGATAAGCATCGACGCCAGTCTCCGGCAGATTTAGAGCTGGCGCAGAAAATGAAAATTGCCCAACGTGGAATTGAGAAATATCAGCAAGCCTTAATTGAGTTATCCCAATGA
- a CDS encoding type II toxin-antitoxin system death-on-curing family toxin has product MKEPIWLSAADIYGIHQAVIAASGGQPGILAAGSITASLYKAKNAFYYSQTQDLRDLAAVYAYAFTKNHCFVEANERVALIVVYTFLAINGVELNAPPAEAAKLFREISMGQAPQVTEIEKISRWLKRHT; this is encoded by the coding sequence ATGAAAGAACCGATTTGGTTAAGTGCCGCAGATATTTATGGCATCCATCAAGCAGTGATTGCAGCATCAGGTGGACAGCCCGGTATTTTAGCGGCGGGATCCATTACAGCCAGTCTGTATAAAGCGAAAAATGCCTTCTACTATTCCCAGACTCAAGATCTGCGGGATTTAGCAGCAGTGTATGCCTATGCTTTTACCAAAAATCATTGTTTTGTCGAAGCGAATGAGCGAGTGGCCTTGATTGTTGTCTACACGTTTTTAGCGATTAATGGTGTTGAATTAAATGCACCACCGGCAGAGGCTGCTAAGCTGTTTCGGGAAATATCTATGGGCCAGGCTCCTCAGGTTACAGAAATCGAAAAGATATCTCGCTGGTTAAAACGTCATACCTAG
- a CDS encoding type II toxin-antitoxin system VapC family toxin: protein MTVVLDTCALIWWSLDPDLLSAPAKVVCYEMELKKNGLIASISLWEIALKVQRGKLDLGVDLDLYIDTLLRSNVVRVVPIDVGLWVESVRLDWEHRDPADRVVVALAKQHEAQLLTKDAVIQDFYLKTVW from the coding sequence ATGACAGTTGTTTTGGATACTTGCGCTTTGATTTGGTGGAGTTTGGATCCGGATCTGCTTTCGGCTCCGGCAAAGGTTGTCTGCTATGAGATGGAATTGAAAAAGAATGGCTTGATTGCCTCAATTTCATTGTGGGAGATTGCATTGAAGGTGCAACGGGGCAAATTGGATTTGGGTGTCGATCTGGATTTATATATTGATACTCTGCTGCGGTCAAATGTGGTGCGGGTTGTGCCGATTGATGTAGGGTTGTGGGTGGAAAGTGTACGCTTGGACTGGGAACATCGCGATCCAGCGGATCGGGTGGTAGTGGCTCTGGCAAAACAACATGAGGCGCAGTTACTCACGAAAGATGCAGTGATTCAAGATTTTTATTTAAAAACAGTTTGGTGA
- a CDS encoding type II toxin-antitoxin system Phd/YefM family antitoxin yields the protein MEITKIQFKSHFESILERLNQGDEEIIIVDNGQPMFKISRYRQSKGTAELFAPLRGKVKYYEDLTTPTTEEWGEV from the coding sequence ATGGAAATCACTAAGATTCAGTTTAAAAGTCACTTTGAGAGTATTCTAGAACGGCTTAATCAGGGGGATGAAGAGATCATCATTGTGGATAATGGTCAGCCCATGTTTAAGATTTCTCGGTATCGACAATCTAAGGGAACAGCAGAACTATTTGCACCGCTACGGGGAAAGGTCAAATATTATGAAGATCTGACGACACCAACAACTGAGGAATGGGGTGAGGTATGA
- a CDS encoding cytochrome P450, whose amino-acid sequence MATLQQMTYLDQVFKEVLRLVPPVGGGFREVINTFEYKNFQIPKGWAVQYQVAQTHKDEALYPDHEKFDPERFLPERLADKQKKFGFIPFGGGMRECIGKEFARLEAKILASMLARDYDWELLPDQDLSMQVIPTPLPKDGLQIRFYRREKAS is encoded by the coding sequence ATGGCGACGCTTCAACAGATGACGTATCTGGATCAAGTTTTTAAAGAAGTTTTACGTCTTGTCCCCCCAGTGGGCGGTGGTTTTCGGGAAGTGATCAACACCTTCGAGTACAAAAATTTCCAAATTCCTAAAGGTTGGGCTGTGCAGTACCAAGTTGCCCAAACCCATAAGGACGAAGCCCTATATCCCGACCACGAAAAATTTGACCCGGAGCGTTTTTTACCGGAACGTCTGGCAGATAAACAGAAAAAGTTTGGCTTTATTCCCTTCGGTGGCGGTATGCGCGAATGTATTGGCAAAGAGTTTGCCCGTTTAGAAGCAAAAATTTTGGCATCAATGCTTGCCCGTGATTATGACTGGGAGTTATTACCTGACCAAGACCTATCGATGCAAGTGATTCCGACGCCATTACCGAAAGATGGTTTACAAATACGCTTTTATCGACGGGAAAAAGCCTCATAA
- a CDS encoding HEPN domain-containing protein, translated as MKPETQKFIRKARESLKASQMLAAGEMYNFAGSRAYYTMFYIAEAFLWEQDMAFSSHAAVIAAFGRDIARRGLVPANFHRYLIDAQDKRTQGDYSIEDNAELSAEDVTKLIEQSQKFIEVAEEKLV; from the coding sequence ATGAAACCTGAAACGCAGAAGTTCATCCGAAAAGCCCGCGAAAGCCTCAAGGCATCCCAAATGTTAGCAGCAGGTGAAATGTATAATTTTGCGGGTTCAAGAGCTTACTACACTATGTTTTATATTGCCGAAGCTTTTTTGTGGGAGCAGGACATGGCATTTTCCAGTCATGCTGCTGTGATCGCTGCATTTGGGCGTGATATTGCTCGCAGAGGATTAGTGCCAGCAAACTTTCATCGATATTTGATTGATGCCCAGGACAAAAGAACCCAAGGGGATTATTCGATTGAGGATAATGCTGAATTATCTGCGGAGGATGTAACCAAGCTGATTGAGCAAAGTCAAAAGTTTATTGAAGTTGCAGAAGAGAAATTAGTCTAA
- a CDS encoding nucleotidyltransferase domain-containing protein, protein MTRQKLEVILQQVKSKLNELYEEQLESIILYGSQARGEAKMDSDIDILVVLKSAINPYAEIDRTSEFISQLCLDYDAVISRHFISAEAFTTQNSPFLHNIRQEGIVI, encoded by the coding sequence ATGACTAGACAAAAACTAGAAGTCATTCTTCAGCAGGTCAAATCAAAACTAAACGAACTGTATGAAGAACAGCTTGAATCAATTATTTTGTATGGTTCCCAAGCGAGAGGGGAAGCAAAAATGGACTCGGATATCGATATTCTAGTCGTCCTAAAGTCAGCGATAAATCCCTATGCTGAGATTGACAGAACAAGCGAATTTATCAGCCAGTTATGTCTAGACTATGACGCAGTAATTTCTCGCCACTTTATTTCCGCCGAAGCTTTTACGACTCAAAATTCTCCGTTTCTCCACAATATTAGACAGGAAGGCATTGTGATATGA
- a CDS encoding strawberry notch C-terminal domain-containing protein, with protein sequence MTALRQWYAHARCIDKAANYLQGIQAIAIEPGSQTAKIYEPTAGNGALLLGAAPENCTVNELNPDRANQLRSQGFTVTEQDATAYLPNQLYDVVIMNPPFGRVKGKRFRLAGEMGTTSQIDQAIALHSLQAMKDDGRAVLILGGKPEITPAERAEAYNSLETRRFFYILQQQYNVIDHFTISGDLYRKQGAGWAIDIIQIAGRGQSERPLPAVESPRIYTSFNQLRGFLDDYLQHRPIAELQRVPNSRPSVDSLRGGGSGVIHGADSSQPNSPRLANISRIDEGAGGMDVPSTLGTEQTDGELTAGFGADITATQSVFNGSFALSERGHRRNQRLDDELGSESAGIRFNMAGLVADDQLNGGISHESSQFRSESRSDGTARRSDNLPISVGTQDTFAIDAVQIMREEFNIPYQPRSQGRSPQTLIPTNMAVAAQKALDQLETEYGNLDEFVQTRLGYESKAAMFEVLYAEQIDALALAFSQKDKGKIFLNGDQTGNGKGRFGAANIIDAKRQGYIPVFVTQKPNLYAAMLEDLADIGHGGLTPFITNNGERLALNNGAVLTTGDKASQEAEMFQLAKRMDLGSYDAVFTTYNQLQTVSNQEPYRREFLRAIAHRSVFIFDEAHEAGGSQAETWNAGQAPNRAEFVRELVDLSAGAVFMSATATKNPAVMDLYARGTDAIHAVDSMYRLENTLKAGGIPLQQMMATQFVRAGNMLRRERSFDNISFDAKTVPVDQDVADNISAVMRAIDRFDATKAKAMKELRKEVRAEAKSLSEDNSIGQASVQSVNFTSLMHNAIEQGLLSQKAEATVQEAIAALERGEKPLIALSNTMDSFIGSYAKDQGIEAGEAIEITFGDVLNRYLERSRDVIITDYLGKRTRMPMTADQLGEEAIAAFEEAKEILANADFSKIPLSSIDYMKYRLAQEGYRVDEITGRSSILQYNDSGMTYVLRSAKDTSPQAKIDIVNRFNSGQLDVVILNRSGATGISLHASEKFTDQRPRHMIVAQTERDINQMMQMLGRANRFGQVIEPKFTLVMADVPAEKRLGAILAKKMASLNANTTAGRDSALSVGNVTDFMNTAGEEVITELLEENPELDAMLSYPTRGSLDGDTALIQRVTGRIPLLPLSDQEELYGIIETETEALIKQKEAMGENILAADKLDLDARTVAMMEVVPADANVVSEFTGTVVLEVVDANVINKPPSQLQVMNLVRENLEQPKVKTIDENDLEVIQAIAEQQGQVKLQALQTAMTVYRERVLSQLRSAATLEKTQEKLDQQWDAVQKIIEQFPVGEPVQFFSLGLESVKISSGVVIDITQKSRMIGSPSAPTNWMMQIISLEGKRLSLPFSKINTGRASSITLNPADSERNIYSEFDRLQQAQRTEMQVFTGNLLKAYEKFPKGKFVNFTDQQGQTRQGLLMHQDFDIVEQLQQQPVLFENSEQVRLFLTEWSHNRGVVESLALDLAIKANGQARLNGDAAEYFVLQVPEATSRGGKYFLNESLLQAAQEEFYSVGGRMEMRVLPQDLEAVVQVLMEALKVKLAVHDPSYKELLREHLGQSLPTLQQMVTTPVQPEATEQLQIFNAPPAAIATPPLPESLEPILITAVSEYTASVQSSRAKTQSILSSEKQGSQAAKHIAQLLHESGFAELVLAEESFHQRFEQGGYLPFVIERHGEQLYLSHYAELNGDHYIDAEMVFQIGQRGNLSLLETASYNPLTGGELRNKDYRFAELFSGNLLAQGWAEVMQASRQDFVPGREEEIIVAEPPAAPETPEKIAYSQEQLVLKSDPPLQNSVPSSPRDLAISPENWSTVARAIAKSPAYLQRIQEVTTKPLQEKAVTAMENDFAAFQQSVTALRQWYAHARCIDKAANYLQGIQAIAEQFKAGQPLSEAIHSAMQEDRRVATFEQLATNLDRQHPETFLQTVAQRGLQKGLQVQELTATLLQGDPALRDIHKIQPQSTRAYLQKILTTAEQLFTKEQPQPLPISVSNEQPHHHPKL encoded by the coding sequence GTGACTGCATTACGGCAGTGGTATGCTCACGCCCGTTGTATCGATAAAGCCGCCAATTATCTACAGGGCATTCAGGCGATCGCCATTGAGCCGGGAAGTCAAACTGCAAAAATCTATGAACCGACCGCAGGAAACGGAGCATTATTGCTAGGGGCAGCACCGGAAAATTGTACTGTTAATGAACTGAATCCAGATCGAGCTAATCAACTCCGTAGCCAAGGGTTCACAGTGACGGAACAGGATGCAACGGCATATCTGCCGAACCAACTCTATGATGTGGTGATCATGAATCCGCCGTTTGGTCGGGTGAAGGGGAAGCGATTTCGCCTCGCTGGAGAGATGGGGACAACAAGCCAAATTGATCAGGCGATCGCCCTCCATTCGTTGCAGGCGATGAAAGACGATGGTAGAGCAGTTTTGATTTTGGGAGGCAAACCAGAAATTACCCCAGCGGAACGGGCGGAGGCCTATAACAGTCTGGAAACCCGACGCTTTTTTTATATCTTGCAGCAGCAGTACAACGTCATTGATCACTTCACCATCAGCGGCGATTTGTACCGAAAACAGGGGGCAGGTTGGGCGATCGACATCATCCAGATTGCTGGAAGGGGTCAATCGGAACGCCCCTTACCCGCCGTAGAATCGCCCCGAATTTACACAAGTTTTAACCAATTACGAGGATTTCTCGATGACTATCTTCAGCACCGTCCAATTGCCGAGTTACAGCGAGTACCAAACAGCCGACCGAGTGTGGATTCCCTCAGGGGAGGGGGATCAGGCGTTATTCATGGTGCGGATTCCAGCCAACCTAACAGCCCTCGACTGGCAAACATATCTCGAATTGATGAAGGTGCGGGTGGAATGGATGTGCCGTCAACACTTGGAACAGAACAAACCGATGGAGAACTTACAGCAGGATTTGGAGCAGACATTACAGCAACTCAATCCGTTTTTAATGGCTCCTTTGCTCTATCAGAAAGAGGACACCGACGAAATCAGCGACTGGATGATGAACTGGGCAGTGAATCTGCTGGAATTCGATTCAACATGGCTGGACTGGTGGCAGACGACCAACTCAATGGTGGAATTTCCCATGAATCTAGCCAGTTTAGAAGCGAATCCCGAAGCGATGGCACAGCACGACGCAGTGACAATCTCCCAATTTCTGTCGGAACTCAGGACACCTTTGCAATAGATGCAGTTCAGATTATGCGTGAAGAATTTAATATTCCCTACCAACCCCGCAGCCAAGGGAGATCGCCGCAAACCTTGATCCCCACCAATATGGCGGTAGCAGCCCAAAAAGCCTTGGATCAGTTGGAAACAGAATATGGCAATCTCGACGAGTTTGTGCAGACGAGGTTGGGGTATGAATCCAAAGCAGCGATGTTTGAGGTGTTGTATGCCGAGCAGATTGATGCCCTGGCCCTCGCCTTTTCCCAGAAGGATAAGGGCAAAATTTTCCTCAATGGCGACCAGACCGGCAATGGAAAAGGCAGATTTGGTGCTGCCAATATCATTGATGCGAAACGGCAGGGTTATATTCCCGTGTTTGTCACCCAGAAACCCAATCTTTATGCGGCGATGCTAGAGGATTTGGCAGATATTGGTCACGGTGGACTCACGCCATTTATCACTAATAACGGTGAAAGACTTGCCTTGAACAATGGAGCCGTGCTAACTACAGGCGATAAAGCGAGTCAGGAAGCGGAAATGTTCCAACTCGCTAAACGTATGGATCTAGGGAGTTATGATGCGGTCTTCACCACCTATAACCAGCTACAAACGGTTAGTAATCAAGAGCCTTACCGTCGGGAATTCTTGAGGGCGATCGCCCACCGTTCGGTTTTTATTTTCGATGAAGCCCACGAAGCTGGTGGTAGTCAAGCTGAAACCTGGAATGCCGGACAGGCTCCCAACCGCGCCGAATTTGTGCGGGAATTAGTGGATCTCAGTGCTGGTGCAGTGTTTATGTCTGCCACTGCCACTAAAAATCCCGCCGTAATGGATTTATATGCTAGAGGAACCGATGCAATCCATGCGGTAGACAGTATGTATCGCCTGGAAAATACCCTAAAAGCGGGAGGAATTCCCCTCCAGCAGATGATGGCAACCCAGTTTGTCCGTGCGGGCAATATGCTGCGACGGGAACGGAGTTTTGACAATATTAGTTTCGATGCCAAGACTGTTCCTGTAGATCAAGACGTTGCCGACAATATTTCCGCCGTGATGCGAGCGATTGATCGCTTTGATGCGACCAAAGCCAAGGCAATGAAGGAATTGCGCAAGGAGGTGAGGGCAGAAGCGAAGAGTCTTAGCGAGGACAATTCCATTGGGCAGGCTAGTGTGCAGTCGGTAAATTTTACTTCCCTCATGCACAATGCTATTGAACAGGGATTACTTTCCCAAAAAGCAGAGGCCACCGTCCAAGAGGCGATCGCCGCCCTGGAACGAGGCGAAAAACCCTTAATTGCCCTGTCCAATACCATGGATAGCTTCATCGGCAGTTATGCCAAAGACCAAGGCATCGAGGCAGGGGAAGCAATTGAAATTACCTTTGGCGACGTTCTGAACCGTTATCTCGAACGTTCCCGCGATGTCATTATTACCGACTATCTCGGCAAACGTACTCGAATGCCCATGACCGCTGACCAGTTGGGTGAAGAGGCGATCGCCGCCTTTGAAGAAGCCAAGGAAATCCTTGCCAATGCCGATTTTTCCAAAATTCCCCTCAGTTCCATCGATTACATGAAATACCGTTTAGCCCAGGAGGGTTATCGCGTTGATGAAATTACAGGACGCAGCAGCATTCTCCAGTACAACGATTCAGGCATGACCTATGTCCTCCGTTCCGCCAAGGACACCAGCCCCCAAGCCAAAATTGATATTGTCAATCGCTTTAACAGTGGGCAATTAGATGTTGTCATCTTAAACCGCAGCGGTGCGACGGGGATTAGCCTCCATGCCTCTGAGAAATTTACTGACCAACGCCCCCGACACATGATCGTCGCCCAGACTGAGCGGGATATTAACCAGATGATGCAAATGTTGGGACGGGCAAACCGTTTTGGGCAGGTGATCGAGCCAAAATTCACCCTGGTAATGGCAGATGTTCCCGCCGAGAAACGTTTGGGCGCAATCTTGGCGAAAAAAATGGCATCCCTCAATGCCAATACCACCGCCGGACGGGATTCCGCCCTCAGTGTCGGCAATGTGACTGATTTTATGAATACCGCTGGAGAGGAGGTAATCACCGAATTATTAGAGGAAAATCCAGAACTCGATGCCATGTTGTCCTACCCGACACGGGGCAGTTTAGACGGAGATACTGCCCTCATCCAACGGGTGACAGGACGTATCCCCCTTTTACCTTTGTCAGACCAAGAAGAACTTTACGGCATCATCGAAACCGAAACTGAAGCCCTGATCAAACAAAAAGAGGCGATGGGGGAGAACATTCTTGCGGCGGATAAACTCGACCTCGATGCCCGCACTGTAGCAATGATGGAAGTTGTGCCAGCGGATGCCAATGTAGTCAGCGAATTTACTGGAACTGTGGTGCTGGAGGTGGTCGATGCCAATGTAATCAATAAACCCCCTTCCCAATTACAGGTAATGAACTTGGTGCGAGAAAATCTCGAACAACCCAAGGTAAAAACCATTGACGAGAATGATCTGGAAGTTATTCAGGCGATCGCCGAACAACAGGGTCAGGTCAAACTCCAAGCCCTCCAAACCGCGATGACCGTCTATCGAGAGCGGGTATTGTCCCAACTCAGATCTGCGGCAACTCTAGAAAAAACCCAGGAAAAACTCGATCAACAGTGGGATGCTGTTCAGAAGATCATTGAGCAATTTCCAGTGGGAGAACCCGTTCAGTTTTTTAGCCTTGGTTTGGAAAGTGTAAAAATTTCCTCCGGTGTGGTGATAGACATTACTCAAAAAAGTCGCATGATCGGTAGTCCTAGTGCCCCCACCAACTGGATGATGCAAATTATCAGCCTCGAAGGGAAACGGCTTTCTTTACCTTTTTCTAAAATCAATACCGGACGGGCCTCTAGTATTACCCTCAATCCAGCGGATTCAGAACGGAATATTTATAGTGAGTTTGACCGTCTGCAACAGGCACAGCGGACAGAAATGCAGGTCTTTACCGGCAATTTGCTGAAAGCCTACGAAAAATTTCCCAAGGGTAAGTTTGTGAACTTTACCGACCAGCAGGGGCAAACCCGACAGGGACTGTTGATGCACCAGGATTTTGATATCGTCGAGCAGCTCCAGCAGCAACCTGTACTTTTTGAAAATTCGGAACAGGTCAGACTTTTCCTCACGGAATGGAGTCATAATCGAGGTGTGGTGGAATCCTTGGCGTTGGATTTAGCGATTAAAGCCAATGGTCAAGCCCGTTTAAATGGGGATGCTGCCGAATATTTTGTGCTGCAGGTTCCAGAAGCCACGAGTCGCGGCGGGAAATATTTTCTCAATGAATCCCTACTCCAAGCTGCCCAAGAAGAGTTTTATTCCGTGGGTGGACGCATGGAAATGCGGGTGCTTCCCCAGGATTTAGAGGCAGTTGTACAGGTTTTGATGGAGGCATTAAAAGTAAAATTGGCCGTCCATGATCCCAGTTACAAAGAATTATTAAGGGAACATTTAGGACAATCTTTGCCGACATTACAGCAGATGGTAACGACTCCAGTTCAGCCTGAAGCCACGGAACAATTGCAAATTTTCAATGCTCCACCCGCCGCAATAGCCACTCCACCACTGCCTGAGTCCCTTGAACCCATACTTATAACTGCGGTTTCTGAATATACTGCGTCGGTGCAGTCCTCAAGAGCTAAAACCCAGAGTATTTTGTCGTCAGAGAAACAGGGGAGTCAGGCAGCGAAACATATCGCCCAACTTCTCCATGAATCGGGATTTGCAGAGTTAGTCTTGGCAGAAGAGAGTTTCCATCAACGTTTTGAACAGGGGGGTTATTTACCCTTTGTGATTGAACGGCATGGTGAACAGCTTTATTTGAGCCATTACGCTGAATTGAATGGGGATCATTATATTGATGCGGAAATGGTCTTTCAGATTGGGCAGCGGGGCAATTTATCGTTGCTAGAAACGGCGAGTTATAACCCTTTAACGGGAGGTGAACTGCGAAATAAAGATTATCGTTTTGCTGAATTATTTTCTGGGAATCTTTTGGCCCAGGGTTGGGCGGAAGTCATGCAAGCCAGTCGGCAAGATTTCGTTCCAGGGCGAGAGGAAGAGATCATTGTTGCAGAGCCACCAGCAGCTCCCGAAACTCCAGAAAAAATAGCGTATTCCCAGGAACAGCTTGTTCTAAAATCTGACCCGCCGCTTCAGAATAGTGTCCCCTCAAGTCCGAGAGATTTGGCCATTAGTCCGGAGAATTGGAGTACAGTGGCGAGGGCGATCGCCAAATCCCCAGCGTATTTGCAACGGATTCAGGAAGTGACGACAAAACCCCTACAGGAAAAAGCTGTCACTGCGATGGAAAATGATTTTGCCGCTTTTCAGCAGTCCGTGACTGCATTACGGCAGTGGTATGCTCACGCCCGCTGTATCGATAAAGCCGCCAATTATCTACAGGGCATTCAGGCGATCGCCGAACAATTCAAAGCCGGTCAACCCCTGAGTGAAGCCATCCACTCCGCCATGCAGGAAGATCGTCGGGTCGCCACCTTTGAGCAACTTGCAACGAATTTAGACCGCCAACACCCCGAAACTTTTCTCCAAACCGTCGCCCAAAGAGGCTTACAGAAAGGATTGCAAGTACAAGAACTCACCGCGACTCTATTACAAGGCGATCCAGCTCTGCGGGATATTCATAAAATTCAGCCCCAATCTACCCGAGCCTACCTCCAAAAAATCCTGACTACCGCCGAGCAATTATTTACCAAAGAACAGCCACAGCCCTTACCCATTTCAGTATCTAACGAACAACCTCACCACCATCCCAAGCTATAA